A window of the Fusarium fujikuroi IMI 58289 draft genome, chromosome FFUJ_chr09 genome harbors these coding sequences:
- a CDS encoding related to O-methyltransferase B — MALPSKQEINDLVSSLNDAAKAYSDATDLNGYMSRVQILEKARSLTNALITPDQKPNYHGLNIAELVAIRTFMKLKVLNAIPATGSISLQDLSQATGVQDSLLERMGRVLVASGFLDQTEPDGGEYKHTKFSLAYILDEPAPGHLFLAMYDEWFKHMHNFDDYLVSKGRYEEPQDPLYNPYTAYWKQEGTPVWSIMMQNPERFQTFQTGMAGIDVAIPVTGHFDFSTLKNEFPDTDNATIELVDVGGGEGTVLNKILEAHPELSPRNCVLQERPEVIQLAKSKKTLPDDVQLVEHDFMTEQPVKGAKAYFMRMILHDYADAVGTQILTRLAEAMKPYSRVLVCEMVLAPRVGEADFASAVLDQAVMTMGGKERTEAGFQKMFDASGLELVKTWRMPGVPGGCVEARLKGQA; from the exons ATGGCACTCCCGAGCAAACAAGAGATCAATGATCTagtcagcagcctcaatgATGCCGCCAAGGCTTATTCCGATGCTACAGATCTGAACGGTTACATGTCCAGGGTCCAGATCCTCGAAAAAGCAAGGTCACTCACAAATGCCCTCATCACGCCAGATCAGAAGCCCAACTACCACGGCCTCAAT ATCGCCGAATTGGTTGCTATCCGAACATTtatgaagctcaaggtccTCAATGCCATTCCCGCCACAGGGTCCATATCCCTTCAAGACCTCTCTCAAGCCACTGGCGTCCAAGACTCGCTTCTAG AGCGGATGGGGCGCGTGTTAG TTGCTTCCGGATTCCTGGACCAAACAGAGCCCGATGGCGGCGAGTATAAGCACACCAAATTTTCATTGGCTTACATCCTCGATGAGCCTGCGCCGGGCCACTTGTTCCTGGCAAT GTACGATGAATGGTTCAAACATATGCACAACTTTGACGACTATCTTGTATCGAAAGGAAGATACGAGGAGCCTCAAGACCCCCTATATAACCCGTACACTGCTTATTGGAAGCAAGAAGGAACGCCAGTATGGAGCATCATGATGCAGAATCCCGAGAGATTCCAAACTTTCCAGACAGGCATGGCCGGCATCGATGTCGCAATTCCTGTTACTGGTCACTTTGACTTTAGCACCCTCAAGAACGAATTCCCAGATACAGACAACGCCACCATAGAGCTTGTGGATGTTGGCGGTGGTGAAGGCACAGTCCTTAACAAGATCCTCGAAGCTCATCCTGAGCTATCACCCCGGAATTGCGTGCTTCAAGAACGACCGGAAGTCATACAACTTGCGAAATCAAAAAAGACCCTCCCGGACGATGTTCAACTTGTTGAGCATGACTTTATGACGGAGCAGCCTGTAAAAG GAGCCAAAGCTTACTTTATGCGCATGATACTACACGACTACGCAGACGCCGTTGGAACACAAATCCTCACTCGTCTCGCCGAAGCCATGAAGCCTTATTCCCGAGTCCTTGTTTGCGAAATGGTCCTCGCTCCTCGCGTAGGAGAAGCTGATTTTGCCTCtgctgttcttgatcagGCTGTTATGACGATGGGAGGAAAGGAGCGTACTGAAGCAGGCTTCCAGAAGATGTTTGACGCCTCTGGACTCGAACTGGTCAAGACTTGGCGTATGCCGGGCGTTCCTGGTGGCTGTGTTGAAGCGAGGTTGAAGGGCCAGGCTTAG
- a CDS encoding related to methyltransferase has protein sequence MLPPLQDQHSPTREIGEGEAKAGHVTSDQARDPDRGDQEEQGLVDRQPSTSPTQASSRIEPDIFDSDDLEDELYPESTNTSYLTSIASDIRRGIQENGRTYGVYGLHKAWIPSDDLEVERNDLQHCKFTMLMGNELHLAPIVDHPQKILDLGTGSGIWAIDMAEQYPSAKVIGVDTTPVQPNVIPPNLVFEIDDVEDDWLWGEGTFDLIHGRELIMAIRNWPRLMEQAFNHLKPGAYFQLSGSVPDFKSDDGTLPPDSAYIEMGKIYFKMSQRIGCSGWEPTRWKEHFENAGFEDVVERVLKIPTNPWPKDKHLKEIGAFELSHFRDTIGNVFARGYEQILNGDPNYFQVLLAKARKEVLNPNMHSWVPFYVVYGRKPRCSATDQPPHQKSASPDA, from the exons ATGCTACCCCCgctccaagatcaacattcCCCAACCCGAGAGATCGGAGAGGGAGAAGCTAAAGCGGGCCACGTAACATCAGACCAGGCCCGAGACCCAGATcgtggagatcaagaagaacagggGCTAGTGGATAGACAGCCGtcgacatcaccaacacaagCTTCAAGCCGCATCGAGCCCGACATCTTTGACAGCGATGACCTCGAGGATGAGCTCTATCCAGAATCAACGAACACGAGCTATTTGACGTCAATTGCATCGGATATTCGGCGCGGCATTCAAGAAAACGGTCGAACTTACGGTGTCTATGGCCTGCACAAAGCTTGGATCCCTAGTGATGATCTCGAG GTTGAGCGCAATGATCTCCAGCACTGCAAGTTCACGATGCTCATGGGCAACGAGCTTCACTTGGCCCCTATTGTCGATCATCCGCAAAAgatcctcgatcttggcacTGGATCAGGCATTTGGGCGATCGACATGGCCGAGCAATACCCTTCAGCCAAGGTCATTGGCGTCGACACAACTCCGGTTCAGCCAAACGTGATACCGCCCAACTTAGTTTTCGAG attgacgatgttgaagatgactgGCTTTGGGGCGAAGGAACTTTCGATCTCATCCACGGACGAgaactcatcatggccattcGCAACTGGCCTCGTCTGATGGAGCAAGCTTTCAACCACCTCAAGCCCGGCGCTTACTTCCAGCTCTCTGGCTCAGTCCCCGACTTCAAGTCCGACGACGGCACACTGCCCCCTGATTCCGCTTACATCGAGATGGGCAAGATCTACTTCAAGATGTCGCAGCGCATCGGCTGTTCAGGCTGGGAACCGACTCGCTGGAAGGAGCACTTTGAGAATGCCGGCTTCGAGGATGTTGTAGAGCGCGTCCTCAAGATCCCTACGAATCCTTGGCCCAAGGACAAGCATCTGAAGGAAATTGGGGCGTTTGAGCTTTCGCATTTTCGAGATACCATCGGAAACGTGTTTGCTCGTGGGTACGAGCAGATCCTCAACGGCGATCCGAATTACTTCCAGGTACTGCTGGCCAAGGCTCGAAAGGAGGTACTGAACCCAAACATGCACAGTTGGGTGCCCTT CTACGTTGTGTATGGCCGGAAACCAAGATGCTCAGCTACAGATCAGCCACCACATCAGAAGTCCGCTTCTCCGGACGCATAG